GTCCTTCTGCAGCTTGTCCAGAATGGGCATAATGTCGGGGACAGCTGGCAGAATGATGGGGGGGGGAATAATTGTCGTTGGTTGGTGCTGTCGCTGCAGCATCCGAATTTGTCTGGCATTGGGCATACTCAGGGAgggcagctggagcagcccatcgccgccgtcgccgctgctgctgtgggttCCTGTGCCGCAGCTACTAGTTGCATTTGCAGGTGAGTGAGGTAGAGCTAGTGGAGCATTGGCTGGAgcattggcagtggcaggggcaggggcaggggcaggggcgggggcaggggcattttgtgtaattgtccgctgatgttgttgctgttgttgctgttggttaCTTTCCCGGAGTCGTCGTTTGGCCGATGCATAATTGGCATCCaaattgtcgtcgtcgtcatcgtcatcaaaATCAACAACCATAACATCactgtcatcatcatcatccacctCGGCGCGGGCGCGCTTCAGTGGCGAACGggccgctgcagcagaggTGGATGGGATATCATCGGTATTGGCTGTGTTTGTTGCTATtggctgatgttgttgttgttgttgatgtgtttgctgctgctgatgttcctctggcggcggtggtggggggggtcCGCCTGTTAACATTGCTGTTAACAGGCATCGTCTGGCTGCCGACGTAATTGTAGTTGtcgtttttgtgtttgatGTCGCTGTTTGTGTGCTGATGTATGTCATCATTGTATTTGTGGTTGTGGTATTGGCTGTGTGCATTGCATTTGGAACCGCTGCTGTGGCCGATCGAGCGGGGTTTGTGCCATGGCTGTGGTTCGAGTTCGAACTCGCTCCCGAACGGGCACTCGAACACGAATCTTGTGTTGGCTGCTGTTCGTGTTGAGGCTGCTCGAGTGCCCTCTCGTACTGTTGCTGGTACGAGTTCGTTACCCGCTCTCTCcttgcgctctctctcgctccttgCTGTTTCCGGCTCTCTCCACACGAAGCATCGGCATACGGTACATCGatacgtgtatgtgtgtgttggagtGTGGGAAGCGGAATTATTGGCGCGCTCGGTACCGCtaggcttggcttggcttggcataGCGGTGCTTGACATAGCGGTGCTTTGGCTGACGCCGACGCCGCCAATGCCTCAAGCCGGCGactaccgctgctgctgctgctgctgctgctgatgttctgctgctgctgttggcgtTCCTGGGTATGGACCGCCTCCACCCAATCGCCGATCTGGAACTGCTCCTGGCTGGTGAGATTGGGAATGGCCGCCCAGCtgttggggcagggcaggtcGGGGATGGGGCTTGTGGCCGGAGTGGCCGTGATGGTGGTGTCGGCATTTGTGGTCCTCACATACCCGGTAATGGTGGCTGGAGCCGGTCCAGGAATTGGAGGAAGTGCCTCCAACCAGGTGGCGGAGTCGGTGGATTGGCGTCTCAGTATCGCTGCGTTTGCCACGGCGCCGGTGGCTGCGCTGTCGGCGCTGGCTTCGCCGTCGGCGGCGCTGTCGGAGCTGGCAGTGGAAATGGCTGATTTGGGGCGATCCCTGGCTGTGACGCCGTGtggtcctcgtcgtcgtcgtcctcttcTGGCAGTGGAACCGCGTGGCATAGCTGCGCTGGATTGGCTTTGGTTGGATTTGGTATTAGGTTTTTTCGACCGACGCGAGTGGAGATTTTGTCAATTCGGATTGTTaacacagttttttttttttcgcttattTGGATATTTTCCAAATTATATACCCGCTTTGGGTTGAGGGCTCAACAGTGCTCCACCTTACAGGGGGGAGGAACTGAGAGGCTGGGGTGTGAGCCGCCAGCAACCAAGCGCGTTgctttattaatattttcgaTTTGTGGGCAGTATATGTCTTACTattaatttatgtacatttttgttgtttgttttacaattcaattttaaacgGCACTCAAACAAACTAGTACATTTAATGGCacaataatttacaaacataTAAACTGCAGCAACGTTAAACACTTGTAACCTCGACTAGGCCCGCAGtcagcagggggcggggggcaagggaaaaagaaaacaagagagagacaaaatatTCGGCACTTTGACGGAGGGACTAAACCTCAAACACGACTCGACTCCACAACGCTCACGACACGACCTTCCACGTTGGGACACAGATCCAGACTCGAGACGATTCCACGATCGGGGCAAAAGGCTCCAAAAGTACGAATCGTCAAGAGGgtgtcaagtgtgtgtgtgtgcggtgtgaaAGTCAAGAAAGATAAGTGGGGCCACGCTCAAAAGTATGCTGTCTCTTCCCTGTATTTCTCCCCAActtaaaatttgatttgcaatCCCCTGTGAGTTTGTCAACTTGATGTTTTGTTGGCTGTAATGCGGTATGTGGTCTTCAGTCCCCTCTACTACCCTTGCCGCCTGCTGAGGGCAGACGACTAGGAATGTATCATGTACATGTGGGCGGGCAGTTTATAGGGAACGGAGTGGATTTATGCGAAGACTAGCAAATTTGGCTCAATTTAGGCCGTAGTGGTGGGGTGTGGCGGCAACTGATGCTGATTTGAAAATCGATTACGAAACCGATAATCAATTCTCAGCACCGTTGCCGCCGAAGTTTTATCACAGATTGTAATAATTTTATAGTGGGGTGTCGGAGAACCGACTAATTACGATAATAACAATGGGGGGGGGAAGAAGGGGTTAAAGATGAGATCGAAAATTCTGAAAGTGCAGTGTTGCAACACGTAGTCAATTGAGGAATAGATAAAGAGAAAAGGTAAAGAATGCATGTGCTTTGCGTGGAAAATAAGTGGAAAGACactaaataaaaaagagaCAAGCACTTGCAGTAATAACAATACAGGTAAGTAGTAGACTGGAGTGGAGACGACGGAAAAACAGGTAATAAAAGAGATACTACACTGGAACAAAGACGAGACAAAACAGGTACAATTGATTTACGTTTAcaatattacaataaacataacaatttaaaataatgtctatatctttttttttttctatagcTACAGGGAAGACTAGAAGCATCGGCCGGCATAGCAAAACACAATGCTTGTAAAGACATTGCGTTGCATACCGGCCGACCCCGTCGTCCCCCCTGGTCGTCGAAATTGGCGTCATCCGGAGTCGTCAGAGGTAGCTGCAATTAGCAcctcgtcgtcgttgtggcTTTGGCTGCCCTCTTGGAGAACCagtggcactggtccggccaccagctggGAGCCAGGAGTAGACGGCACACATAGTACTGTGGCGACACGGGTCCGGCCGCCAAAGTGAAATggatgtgagtgtgtgtgtgcgtcggcAATTGTGGCCCTGATGTAGAGCGAGTGGCACTGTTCCGGCCACCAGCTGTGGGCAATGGTGGACAATGACACACATAACTCGAAcggcacaggtccggccgcccaagtgtaatggttgtgtgtgtgtgtgtgtgtgtctgaatgGCTGGCGGTAAGTATTTTGAGCGCCCTTTTTAATCGTATTTGTGGCTGATggatttttccttttccaggACCATAGGGCACTCTGAATGCCATGGCACTGGATCCGGCCACCAACTaaggacgatggcgatggcataactcgaacggcacaggtccggccgcccaagtgTAGTGGAtgtttatgtgtgtatgtgtatgccaCGGCACCTGGTTCCAGCAACCAGATGAGGGCAATGGCGGAGAACGACACACCTACTCGATcggcacaggtccggccgcccaagagtaatggatgtgtgtgtgtgtgttgatgttttatttaattgctttgaTGGCGGCAGCGTCCGTTGTTCAGTTTTGTTGTGGCATGCGATTGATATGCATTTGTCTTTTAATCcgttgcagtggcagagatGTGTCCAATTAGTACACAGCGTTCCAGGATATCTGGTTGTCAAGAAGGTACCTCATGTTGCGGGCGTAGGCCTTAATGTCATCCATGGAGTCGTCATCTGTCCACatctcatcgtcatcgttttCTTCGTCCGTTTCAGGATCCGTCTCTGGAGTGGCGGCTGGCGTTGGCCCTAACGTTTCttgtggtggctgtggagctggggcagccactgttgctgctgcgattgTTGGTGGATTACCCGATGTCACTGGAACTGCTGGAGTTGCCGTCACTGCCTGGGATTGGATGAGCGAGGTGAGTAGTGACATCATCGCTTCCAGCCTCTTTTCCAATCGCGTCATCCTCTGCGTATTCTCCAACAGTGCCTGGCTGCAGGATCCCTCGCAAGATTGGCGTTTCGGCTTCATCTTCTGCCGGGAGCGGTTGTtggcaagctgctgctgctgctgtcgctgttgttgttcgcgctgcggctgctgttgcagctgctgtagctgctgctgctgttgtgcctgGGAACGGCTCAATGGCTGCTCTGGACGTCGTCGCCCAGTGCGTGGgccagaggcagcaggcgtCTGTTTTTTTGAATGtattggctgctgctgcttctgcttctgctggtctCCTCTTCGTCGCCCAGGAGAGGAGACATTGAGTGGCGtccttgctgcctgctgctgctgtccgcgCCAGGGATTGGCTGGCGTTTgagctggctgttgctgctgctgtcggcgcCCTGGATGTGCTGgtgttgttcttgctggtggtggctgctgctctggcaATGGCTGCAGAAGCGAACTGCGCTTGCGACGCAACTCCTGCATGGCCACTCGGTGGGACAGAAGGCGGCCCCTTGCTGCCTTGAATGCCGGACATCCCTTGTAGGCGCTGATGTGGGCGCCCTGGCAATTGGCGCATTTAGGGGCGTCTGCCCTTGGCTTGGCACATGCCGTGGACGCGTGGGCACCCGCACACTTCATACAGACGAATGAACGCCTGCAGTAGGTGCGGGTGTGCccgaatgcctgacatctgtGGCACTGGGCTGGGTCCACCGGCTTGGCCTGCCTCTCAACGGTCACCAACTGGTTGCCCAGCTGGGTTAGTTGGAGGACATCGTGGTGGCTTTCATCCGGCTTGGGGGCTATCTCCAACTCGAACTGGTCGAGTGGCTGTCCATCGGATCTCCCTTTAATGGCTCTAATAAATATTACATAATAGCCCAATTCGGCCATCTGGTTTTTTATTAGTTGGGTGCTTGTGGAGTGGTGTAGATCTCGCACGACGATCCGTAGCCCACGGTCACTcttgtgctggtgtgtgtagTGGCCAGTCATCGCCTCGttgccgtcgccatcgcccaGGATTGCCATGATGGCATCCCTGGTAGCCACGTCGCGGGCCTGGATACGGACACCATTGCGGCTGATGAGCTTGGTGTGGTAGCTGCTGTTGCCCACCCTCGGGTCCTTCTGCAGCTTGTCCAGAATGGGCATAATGTCGGGGACAGCTGGCAGAATGATGGGGGGGGGAATAATTGTCGTTGGTTGGTGCTGTCGCTGCAGCATCCGAATTTGTCTGGCATTGGGCATACTCAGGGAgggcagctggagcagcccatcgccgccgcctctgctgctgctgtgggttCCTGTGCCGCAGCTACTAGTTGCATTTGCAGGTGAGTGAGGTAGAGCCAGTGGAGCATTGgctggagcaggggcaggggcgggggcgggggcattTTGTGTAATTGTTCGCTGATGTCGTTGCTGGTTTGATTGTTGGTGATGGGGATGGTTTTGAATTTGGGGGATATGGGATTTGCTTGCCTGTTGGTTACTTTCCCGGAGTCGTCGTTTGGCCGATGCATAATTGGCATCCaaattgtcgtcgtcgtcatcgtcatcaaaCTCAACAACCATATCATCACTGTCAACatagtcatcatcatcatccacctCGGCGCGGACGCGCTTCAGTGGCGAACgggccgcagcagcagaagtggaTGGGATATCATCGGTATTGGctgtgtttgttgctgttggctgatgttgttgttgttgttgatgtgtttgctgctgctgatgttcctctggcggcggtggtggggggggtcCGCCTGTTAACATTGCTGTTAACAGGCATCGTCTGTCTGCCGACGTAATTGCAGTTGtcgtttttgtgtttgatGTCGCTGTTTGTGTGCTGATGTATGTCATCATTGTATTTGTGGTTGTGGTATTGGCTGTGTGCATTGCATTTGGAACCGCTGCTGTGGCCGATCGAGCGGGGTTTGTGCCATGGCTGTGGTTCGAGTTCGAACTCGCTCCCGAACGGGCACTCGAACACGAATCTTGTGTTGGCTGCTGTTCGTGTAGAAACTGCTCGAGTGCCCTCTCGTACTGTCGCTGGTACG
The sequence above is a segment of the Drosophila pseudoobscura strain MV-25-SWS-2005 chromosome X, UCI_Dpse_MV25, whole genome shotgun sequence genome. Coding sequences within it:
- the LOC117184435 gene encoding uncharacterized protein, whose amino-acid sequence is MKPKRQSCEGSCSQALLENTQRMTRLEKRLEAMMSLLTSLIQSQAVTATPAVPVTSGNPPTIAAATVAAPAPQPPQETLGPTPAATPETDPETDEENDDDEMWTDDDSMDDIKAYARNMRYLLDNQISWNAVY